The following coding sequences are from one Acidobacteriota bacterium window:
- a CDS encoding EAL domain-containing protein: MENSLTTSAEGPSGTALPYRVKIAVSALGLIALAGALAAAPFTPIGVGYVFVLAFAVFVAPRMTLQLSGSNLTLSFSDAVVFFTFIVYGGELAVITAFVETFANCVYLKRRRKESPKFFVLFNASLSALIVAATYGVVELFSRAVYGSAFIDLRLTDTRTLAAVLGLIALTHFFFSSAFAAFYQKLRTHGSFLEIWKTHCVSSALTHFTGAGVAGATYKVFNYGDVALGVISFVVVAVAYINYRTLINDINRSIASVEEAERQKADAERQRAEVEKTRRKEAESYAEELCRSLEKEARANDALRKSERELQHAASHDSLTGLSNRKHLGDVLRELIAAYKQDSAATFQVLFLDIRSFKNINDTLGHSIGDKVLSVAAKRFSRVVNAEDTVARIGGDEFAIVLRGLATAGKAQKVARKIHRNITQPFSLAGNRVSIDVNIGIAPCDTEYDSPEEILRDADIAMHYAKERKDGPAVFTKELRHRFLERVRFEMDLRHAVERNELSMHYQPIVSLIDGRLAGFEALLRWHHPEFGMIPPNKFIPIAESSDLIQPITYWILRETTKQLAAWQAISPDYGDLEMSVNIAGRHLSSDDLSDQVEDALENSGIRPETLKLEITESTAMENAERSILLLNRLKSLGVKLSIDDFGTGYSSLSYLHRLPFDTLKIDRSFVSGAGERGENSGILQTIVSLGTNLKMRMVAEGIETETQLATLRNLGCDFGQGYLFSKPKPAEEMEKLLYARHSWLPSQKDAAIELHSDSDTQPHIPLF, from the coding sequence ATGGAGAATTCCTTGACTACATCGGCCGAAGGGCCCTCCGGCACCGCGCTCCCCTATAGGGTTAAGATCGCGGTTTCCGCACTGGGGCTTATCGCGCTTGCCGGCGCGTTGGCGGCAGCTCCGTTCACGCCGATCGGTGTCGGATATGTATTTGTTCTCGCGTTCGCGGTCTTTGTCGCTCCGCGGATGACGCTTCAACTTTCGGGGTCGAATCTCACTCTCAGTTTTTCGGACGCGGTGGTTTTCTTCACGTTCATCGTGTATGGCGGCGAACTTGCCGTGATAACCGCGTTCGTCGAGACCTTCGCGAACTGCGTCTATCTAAAAAGGCGCAGAAAGGAATCGCCGAAGTTTTTCGTTCTCTTCAATGCGTCGCTGTCGGCACTCATCGTTGCGGCAACCTATGGCGTCGTTGAATTATTCTCCCGGGCGGTTTACGGCTCGGCCTTTATCGACCTAAGGCTCACCGATACTCGTACCCTTGCGGCCGTCCTCGGACTCATCGCCCTCACGCACTTCTTCTTCTCATCGGCTTTTGCGGCGTTTTATCAAAAGCTCCGGACACATGGAAGCTTTCTTGAGATCTGGAAAACACATTGCGTTTCGTCAGCGTTGACCCACTTCACCGGTGCCGGCGTTGCCGGAGCCACTTACAAGGTATTCAACTACGGTGATGTAGCTCTTGGGGTGATCTCATTCGTTGTCGTTGCGGTCGCCTACATTAACTACCGGACACTCATAAACGATATAAACCGTTCGATCGCGAGCGTCGAAGAGGCGGAGCGGCAAAAAGCCGATGCCGAGCGTCAGCGGGCTGAGGTCGAAAAAACACGTCGAAAAGAAGCTGAAAGCTACGCCGAGGAACTCTGCCGATCGCTGGAGAAAGAAGCTCGGGCAAATGATGCCTTAAGGAAAAGCGAACGGGAACTTCAGCACGCAGCAAGCCACGATTCGCTCACAGGCCTGTCCAACCGGAAGCATCTGGGCGATGTACTTCGCGAACTGATCGCCGCATACAAACAAGACTCCGCAGCTACTTTTCAGGTCCTGTTTCTAGATATACGAAGCTTTAAGAACATCAACGATACTCTTGGCCATTCGATCGGCGACAAGGTACTCTCCGTCGCCGCAAAGCGTTTTTCGAGAGTTGTTAATGCGGAAGACACGGTCGCCCGTATTGGCGGGGACGAATTCGCCATCGTGCTTCGAGGCCTTGCGACCGCCGGCAAGGCTCAAAAGGTCGCCCGCAAGATACATCGCAATATCACCCAGCCTTTTTCGCTCGCCGGCAACCGCGTTTCGATCGACGTAAACATCGGCATTGCCCCGTGCGATACTGAGTACGACTCGCCTGAAGAAATACTCCGTGATGCTGACATTGCGATGCACTACGCCAAGGAGCGAAAGGACGGGCCCGCGGTCTTTACCAAGGAGCTCAGGCATCGCTTCCTCGAAAGGGTTCGGTTCGAGATGGACCTTCGCCACGCAGTCGAGCGGAACGAGCTGTCAATGCACTACCAGCCGATCGTCTCGCTGATCGACGGCCGTCTAGCCGGGTTTGAGGCTCTCCTTCGCTGGCATCATCCCGAGTTTGGAATGATCCCGCCAAACAAATTCATCCCGATCGCCGAAAGCTCAGACCTTATCCAGCCGATCACATATTGGATCTTGCGTGAGACGACAAAACAGCTCGCCGCGTGGCAGGCTATCTCGCCTGATTACGGAGATCTCGAAATGAGCGTGAATATAGCTGGTCGGCATCTTTCGAGCGACGACCTCTCTGACCAGGTCGAGGACGCTCTGGAAAACTCGGGCATTCGGCCGGAAACGCTAAAGCTCGAGATCACAGAAAGCACGGCGATGGAAAACGCCGAGCGTTCCATATTGCTGCTTAATCGGCTCAAGTCGCTTGGCGTCAAGCTCAGCATCGACGACTTCGGCACAGGCTATTCATCGCTCAGCTATCTCCACCGGCTACCTTTCGACACGCTCAAGATCGACCGCAGTTTCGTAAGCGGAGCGGGCGAGCGGGGCGAGAACTCCGGGATTCTGCAAACCATAGTTTCACTCGGTACCAACCTCAAGATGCGAATGGTCGCCGAGGGTATCGAGACCGAAACCCAACTTGCGACGCTCCGGAATCTTGGCTGCGATTTCGGCCAAGGCTATTTGTTCTCCAAGCCAAAACCGGCGGAGGAAATGGAGAAGCTTCTTTACGCACGCCACTCTTGGCTTCCCTCGCAGAAAGATGCAGCCATCGAGCTTCACTCGGACTCGGACACGCAGCCGCACATACCTCTTTTCTAG
- a CDS encoding cysteine desulfurase, translating to MFERVYLDNAATTRLDPAVLEEMLPFLADDYGNASSIHSFGQTARAAVDRARHQVASLINARPAEIVFTSGGTESNNLAIRGLIESELRKPRVAGESLPHIIISAIEHPAVKMVCDDLAGRCEITVVPVDESGVLDHRRVIDGIRENTILVSVMAVNNEIGTIQPIAEIGKAVREIRENGRRIWFHTDSVQAAGKIPVDIEEFGCDLLSLSAHKIHGPKGIGALYIRRGVRLHPQNIGGRQERGNRGGTEPVAQIVGFGAAAELAAGEVTATANRLQKLRDAFEDQVLEIIPGTLVNGDRSRRVANISNLSFSGVEGEGLLINLDMQGFAVSTGAACSSGSIEPSPVIVALGRDDEYARGAVRFSFSRFTTAEDIERLLAALPRSVETLRSLSAGLAPK from the coding sequence ATGTTCGAGCGAGTTTATCTTGATAATGCCGCGACCACCCGGCTTGACCCAGCTGTGCTGGAAGAAATGTTGCCGTTTCTGGCCGACGACTACGGTAACGCCTCGAGTATTCATTCTTTCGGCCAGACAGCACGGGCGGCGGTCGATCGTGCACGGCATCAAGTCGCAAGCCTGATCAACGCACGCCCGGCAGAAATCGTCTTTACATCGGGCGGAACCGAATCAAACAATCTCGCAATACGAGGGCTCATCGAGTCTGAATTACGAAAGCCCCGCGTCGCCGGTGAATCGCTACCTCACATCATTATTTCTGCGATCGAACATCCCGCAGTGAAGATGGTATGCGACGACCTCGCCGGACGATGCGAGATCACGGTCGTGCCGGTCGATGAGAGCGGGGTTCTCGATCACCGGCGTGTGATCGATGGCATTCGTGAGAACACGATACTCGTTTCAGTAATGGCTGTGAATAATGAGATCGGGACGATACAACCGATTGCCGAGATCGGAAAAGCCGTCCGTGAAATTCGCGAGAATGGACGTCGTATCTGGTTTCATACTGATTCCGTGCAGGCCGCGGGAAAGATACCGGTCGATATCGAAGAGTTTGGCTGTGACCTGCTTTCGCTTTCAGCACACAAGATCCACGGCCCTAAAGGTATCGGAGCGCTCTACATTCGCCGCGGCGTTCGCCTACATCCGCAGAACATTGGTGGCCGTCAGGAGCGCGGAAATCGAGGCGGTACCGAACCGGTAGCTCAGATAGTTGGTTTTGGAGCCGCCGCTGAATTAGCTGCCGGAGAAGTGACGGCAACAGCAAACCGTCTTCAAAAGCTGAGGGACGCATTCGAGGACCAAGTGCTGGAGATCATTCCGGGAACGCTGGTAAATGGCGATCGCAGCCGGCGTGTGGCGAATATCTCAAACCTCTCTTTTAGTGGAGTTGAGGGCGAGGGGCTGTTGATAAACCTTGATATGCAAGGGTTTGCTGTTTCGACCGGAGCGGCGTGTTCGAGCGGCTCAATTGAACCGTCACCGGTAATCGTTGCACTTGGCAGAGATGATGAGTATGCCCGCGGGGCCGTCAGATTCAGCTTTTCCAGATTCACTACTGCCGAAGACATCGAAAGGCTCCTAGCCGCGCTCCCTCGTTCGGTCGAAACCCTTCGGTCGCTCTCTGCAGGACTCGCCCCCAAATAG
- a CDS encoding S9 family peptidase, with protein MFRKALSFVTLLSVLVLTIPAQKNFEYPKARKADQVDDFHGTKVADPYRWMEDTGSAETQSWIEAQNKLTNSYFETIPQRARIRERLTEIWNFERISAPSKVADGFYIYSRNDGLQNQSVLYRASSIKDEGKVFFDPNKLSADGTAALSGSSFTDDGKLWAYGVSRSGSDRTEWRIMNTETGEHLADTLPPNRQGGVSWAKDNSGFYYQRYPAPESGAELRAANRFPKIYFHKLGTPISEDRVVYERNDDGELTSGGGVTEDGRFYVISTSKGTQRMNEVHFKDLSKPDSPIIPLISERTNSWGFVGNDGPVFYFRTDKDAERGKLVSVNVLARERVWKDVIPQSAYTLNGVQMINNQFVANYLKDAYTNIKIYDKSGRHVRDVELPGIGSAGGFGGKQDATETFYSFSSFNAPATIYHYDMKAGKSTVFRKTPVKFDGSQYEVKQVFFNSKDGTRVPMFIAHKKGLKLDGTNPTILYGYGGFNINQTPGFSVTRAVWMEMGGIFALANIRGGAEYGKEWWANGAVLKKQNTFDDFIAAAEFLIDNKYTSSPKLAIQGGSNGGLLVGAVLNQRPELFGAALPAVGVMDMVRFTEFTVGAFWKSDYGDPKKPDEFKVLYSYSPLHNVKAGAKYPATLVTTADTDDRVFPAHSFKYAAALQAGQGGEAPILIRIETKAGHGAGKPISKQIEEQTDIFGFLFKNLGIK; from the coding sequence ATGTTCAGAAAAGCACTTTCCTTTGTAACCCTTCTTTCGGTTCTTGTCCTCACTATTCCGGCCCAGAAGAATTTCGAATACCCGAAGGCCCGTAAGGCTGATCAGGTCGATGACTTCCACGGTACAAAAGTCGCTGACCCGTATCGCTGGATGGAAGACACCGGCTCTGCCGAAACCCAAAGCTGGATCGAAGCACAAAACAAGCTTACCAACTCATACTTTGAGACCATCCCGCAGCGAGCCCGCATCCGCGAACGCTTAACAGAGATCTGGAATTTCGAGCGGATCTCGGCCCCGTCAAAAGTTGCCGACGGGTTCTATATCTATTCGCGAAATGACGGATTGCAGAATCAGAGTGTGCTTTACCGGGCTTCCTCGATCAAAGATGAAGGTAAAGTTTTCTTCGACCCCAACAAGCTCTCGGCCGATGGAACAGCCGCCCTTAGCGGTTCATCGTTTACCGACGACGGCAAGCTATGGGCCTACGGCGTTTCTCGCTCAGGCTCAGACCGTACCGAGTGGCGGATAATGAACACGGAGACGGGTGAGCACCTTGCCGACACGCTTCCGCCAAATCGGCAGGGCGGCGTCTCGTGGGCAAAGGATAATTCCGGTTTTTATTACCAACGGTATCCTGCACCTGAATCGGGTGCGGAACTTCGTGCCGCAAACCGGTTTCCGAAGATCTATTTTCACAAACTCGGCACCCCGATCTCCGAAGACAGAGTAGTCTACGAACGAAACGACGATGGCGAACTGACGTCCGGCGGCGGTGTAACTGAGGACGGCAGGTTTTACGTTATCTCGACCTCGAAAGGAACGCAGCGGATGAACGAGGTTCATTTCAAGGACCTATCGAAGCCCGATTCGCCGATCATCCCGCTAATAAGCGAGCGTACGAATAGCTGGGGATTTGTTGGTAACGATGGGCCTGTATTTTACTTTCGTACGGATAAGGATGCCGAACGCGGCAAGCTGGTCAGCGTAAACGTCTTGGCTCGTGAGCGTGTTTGGAAAGATGTGATCCCGCAGTCGGCGTACACGCTGAATGGCGTGCAGATGATCAACAATCAGTTTGTCGCAAATTACTTAAAGGACGCCTACACGAACATCAAGATCTACGACAAGAGCGGCAGACACGTTCGCGACGTCGAACTGCCCGGCATCGGCTCTGCGGGCGGCTTTGGCGGCAAACAGGACGCGACCGAGACCTTCTACAGCTTCTCGAGCTTCAACGCCCCGGCAACGATCTATCATTACGACATGAAGGCGGGAAAGAGCACTGTGTTCCGCAAGACCCCGGTGAAGTTTGACGGTTCACAGTACGAGGTTAAGCAGGTCTTTTTCAACAGCAAGGACGGCACACGCGTCCCGATGTTCATCGCTCACAAGAAAGGCTTAAAACTCGACGGCACCAACCCGACGATCCTTTACGGCTACGGCGGTTTCAACATCAATCAGACGCCGGGCTTTTCGGTCACGCGTGCAGTTTGGATGGAAATGGGCGGCATCTTTGCCCTCGCGAACATCCGCGGCGGTGCCGAATACGGCAAAGAATGGTGGGCGAACGGAGCAGTTCTGAAAAAGCAGAACACGTTTGACGACTTCATTGCCGCGGCGGAATTCCTCATCGACAATAAATACACAAGCTCGCCGAAGCTTGCCATCCAGGGCGGTTCGAACGGCGGCTTGCTCGTCGGTGCGGTGCTCAATCAGAGGCCTGAACTATTCGGAGCGGCGCTTCCCGCGGTCGGTGTGATGGACATGGTCCGCTTTACCGAATTTACAGTCGGAGCGTTCTGGAAGTCCGACTACGGCGACCCGAAAAAGCCCGATGAATTTAAGGTTCTTTACAGTTACTCCCCTCTTCACAACGTCAAAGCGGGCGCCAAGTATCCCGCGACGCTCGTTACGACCGCCGACACGGATGACCGCGTCTTCCCGGCACATAGCTTCAAATACGCAGCCGCGTTGCAGGCAGGCCAGGGCGGCGAGGCCCCGATACTCATCCGCATCGAGACCAAAGCCGGCCACGGTGCCGGCAAACCGATCTCAAAACAGATCGAGGAACAGACGGACATCTTCGGCTTCCTATTCAAAAATCTAGGGATAAAGTGA